The Ictalurus punctatus breed USDA103 chromosome 15, Coco_2.0, whole genome shotgun sequence DNA window tgaACATTGTTGGAGTCCAAGTACATCCCTACATGGCAgcagtattccctaatgacaGATTCCTCTTCAGCCCTGTCACACCGTGAAAAAACTGCTCAGGAATGATCTGAGGAACacgacaaagagttcaaggtgtcgactcggcctccaaattctccagatcccaatccgatcgagcatctccggatgtgctggacaaacaggTCCCACCTCGTAACTTACAGGTCTTAACAGATCTGCTGcgaacatcttggtgccagaaaccacagcagaccttcagaggtcttgtggagtctatGCCTCGAcagctcagagctgttttgatggCACAAATGGAACCTACACAATAATCAGGCAGGTGgtttttaatgtcatggctgatGGGTGTAAATACACATCCATCCTCAGTTCCATATTAGACCACGGAGTACCTGTTTAGCATACAATACCAGGATAATTCCgataaaatgtcaattttacaCAACAGTGCTTTAGAGTGAAGCTCAGTGTCGAATCTGCGACCACTGAAACCAAAGAATACATAACAAAAAACACAAGATGACTCGAATATTGATTATTCCGAGTCATTCACAGGTACAGCTTCATACCCAGCGGGTTCCACTCAGTTTAACGAAACGCAGTGTTCAATAGTTTTACAAATCTTGCTTTAAAAACCTGCCATGTTTCGAACATTTCGGCTTGAAAACAGCAGCACGCACCTGCACGACCCGGAACAAGGATGTAGGTGTGTTCATGGTGTTTAGCTCGTTATGTTTACTAGCTAAAATCATTCCTAGTTGACAGAACGAAACGAACCGAGTGCGTTATTTCACCAATTCAAAACAAGCTGCTGAAACGATAAACAAGCGAATATATCCAGACTCCCCCCACCCCGAATTAGCTGACAAGCTAGCAGGTTAACCCAGCAACAATAACAGATAAAATGTCCTCGTTTAGAACCGATTGCGCCATTGAACGCTCCTCTTACCccattttgtgtttgttgtcGTTGCGTTTTTTGTGCCGTACCGGCTGCATAGGAATATTGTCCGTCATTCCGGCCATTACGGGCTGATACCGGTTGTGAAATCAGCCCAGGCGTGTCTCCCAGCAGGGCGGAAGCTAACAGCAAGCTAGAGCTGTCAGAGCTTGGAGTCGGCTACTCAATAAAGCGTTGACACATGAGCGCGACTGGGGTGAGATTATCCCCCGCACATCCACGACTATAATGACTCCTAGTCCCTTTCCAGACAGCCATATGATGGTTGCAGATGAATAAATTCAACTACTGTATGGTTCAGATCACTGGCAAGCTGTGCTTCTTTGTATCGtccaaggaataaaacacacacacacacacacacacacacacacacacacacacacacacacacacacactctctcttccctcgAATCAGCCCCcccaagtaaataaataaataaataaataaataaataaatacatttttagacaaaacaaacaaccaaaaacaacaaacaatgcACTTCACACAGATCGAAGGTTCAGAGGCTTGGCTTGAAATATcctggtttttatttttccaaaatatatccagaggatggagggagagagagatagaaggggggggggggggggatgcaaacatttacaaaaaggGCTACACTGTAAACAAACCTAAAACAGACTCAGCATTTGGAGAACACAAGACCCCTCTGACCAAGAGCCGaccaaatctttttttttcttttctcctttttcaaaaaaataatcacaaaaaggCACAACTTGGCAATgcatataaaagaaaaaaaaagtacaggaGTCTTTTCCGAGGGTAGCTTGTTCCATTCTGAGCAAGAGTTGTGCAAAGTGTCCAGTGATACATTCATTGCtagaagaaaattaaaaaataataataaatcagcagGTTCTGGAAAGACCGTAACCATTAACATCACCTATTCAGAGCACTTGACAAGAAAAATATAcgtacgcacgcacacacggcTGTTCAAGTCAGTAGAGCGAGAATAATAAAAGGCATCCAACTGAGGTAGATGTTTGACCCAAGGTGATGTTTCTGATCCACATTACAGCGTACAAACTGTTCAGAGAAGAAGGGGCCGGGGGATTctcaaaacaaaatgacaagTAGTTATTAAGTTGTTTGCTGGTTCCCTTTGATACAACACATGAGTAGCACATTTTAACCAGACATCTACAACAACGCAGCTTACATggataaaattaagataacaaaacactgtgcagaagaaaaaaaaaataataataaaaagttacaCAACAAGACAAACTAAAAAGTAACAGCAAACAAACAGCTCCCTGGTCAACAGATGTTCCAGTTAAAATCTACTAAATCTTGGCCGCATGTAGAGAAATAAAGTGCAGGGATTTCAGCGTTGTACTGGCCCTTACAAAGGAAAACCTTACAaagttttcaaataaaaaaggtGTTGGTCAATCCCACTGATGGGAATAAAGGCCCAAATGCCACATTAAATGCTTATTGTGGATTTCTCAAAACAATACTCTAAAGCTACATGTAAAAGATATAGTACACTTTGGTCATAAACAAAAGATCTGCAAAGAACCTTCATTATAATcttgtggtgtttttattttatttaaaaaaaaaaaaaaaaggcaccacATAGAGGcacttatattacatttttggTAGAGCAGATAGAAGAGACACTGCAATTCAATAAGAATAAGTTAATTTGAAATCTAGGTTCCAGTCACTTCAACAGGCAAGTCTGAAACCAACAGGAACTTCAGTAAACTGTTATACAACTATTCTACACTACCCAGGATTAGCGGTGAAATAAATGTGCCATAGACATTTCATCACTGAGCACAGCTTCACCAAAACGGGAACATGGCACTAGAAGAATGTGACTTAAAAATAATGGTGAGATCGTAGCCTACACCGATTTACAGCGAGATCTGGTAAAACTGTAGTTTACATAAATTCTCACTAGTAGAACAGTTCTGGAAGGAAAATtctcaagtaaaaaaaaaaaaaaaaaaaaaaaaaaaaaaaaaaaaaaaaaaaacacccaacacaacaaaaaaaaaagaaaaggaaaaaaaaaaaaaaaaaaaaaaatacattcaactTCTAGAAACATTACTGACAAATACCCGCATattagagaaaaagaaacagtaaTAACTACAGTAGTTACATCAATGTTAAAGTCCACAAATCAAAGTGTTGCTCATATTCTGACATTTTATATGACTttgcaaaagcaaaaaaaataaaaaaatacaaataaacaacgCAAAAGAACCAGCCTTGATTGTGCCTACTGACAAGTTGGTAGAGAAGTCACTGAAATCACTGAGGAAAACTCTGATCTTAATTCACTTTGCCCTCCTCCATAAAATGTGGAAACTGTGATTTTACAACGCTCTCCGAGCCATTCTTTTCCATTTCAGCAACAGTCCCTGGAATGCCCGAATGAGAGTCCATCTTCAACAAGCCTCCTGTGGAGCCAACAAAAGGGCCTCCAGCAAGGCTTCCAGGGAGTGGGATTCCTCCATTTTGGATGACTGAAATTTCATTGGCTTTCATGGCCAGCCCATTCGAGAAAGCAGCAGCATACTGATTCCATACCGATGGGTCAAAATTCATCTGTGAGGAGATCAAATCTTTCGGGGGCTGCAACATGTCTGGGATCATCTTGGACTCGGCACCCATGGCCATCAATGCCATAGGGTTTTCCAAAGACAAACGCTGGCCACGCCTTGTTGAATTATTCCACATGTGTGTTCCAACATGGacctgcaataaaaaaaataaaaaataaaaagtgttacaAAGATGTCAGTAAAACAATGCACTAGCAAGATTCTTAtgggttctttaaaaaaaaaaaaaaaaaaaaaaaaaaaaaaaaaaaacaccacacacacacaaaacactaaaTTGAACATATATGTGCATAAATAAGCATTTGGACTAATACAATTACAAGTTACCTTGAGGTTTCCTTTCGTTGTAAAAGCTCTACCACAGATGGTACAAGCAAAGggtttctctccagtgtgtgtACGTTCATGGATCTGCAGCGCACTGGCCGAGGAGAAGTTCTTGCCACATACGTTACACAGATGTTGCTTGGCAGAGCGGCGAGGGGCACTCGAGCTGGACGGTGGAGTTCCCGTAGCCTGGGATGGCTGTGACCCATGCTGATTACTGGCACCAATTGGATTCTCGGAAGGAATTGGCATTTCCAACTTAACCAGGCTTGGAGGCACCCTCATGAATGGCATATGCCCAGCAGCTGTAAAGCATAAAGACTTATTTACCAAACTGATTCCATATAgttattgcatttttaaaaaaatcacctaAAAAGCTAACTGAACACCAACTTACAATATTCTCCACTGGAAAATGACAGACCCGGCTCTTCTTTGATGGCCTTTGTACTGTAACTGGAAGTCAAATCCAGGGCTCCATTTGTTTCACTGAAATCTTGAGCGCCATCAGACTCCACTCTGGCAGCTCCTACAGCCAAATCATCTGGGTTTAGAGATTCTGGAGATTTTAACTGTCCATTCTCCAGTTGGCCATCTATTGGCGATGAGGAGTGAAATGAAGCAGAATCTGATACAACTGGACTGCGTCCATTCTTGTAGTCCAGGTCTCCAGCTGTGGACGGTGACTCTTTCGGCCCACCATCACTCTCAGACGCAGTACTGCTCTGCCGCTGCAAGTTCAAAGATGATGTGAGGCTTTTCATATGGTTCTCTAGGGCAGCAATTCCAGTGAACATGGCAGGTGAGCCGTTGAATGGCTGATCCACTTTGGCAGCATATGTAGGAGTAGGCTCTGAGCTGTTTGTATTCTCTTGATTGTCGAAATCCACATCTTGCTCCTCCATGCTCTCCTCAAGCCCACTTGCATCAATGTTCTTCTCAGTCACGCTGGACTCCATCATTTCAGGGCCCTCATATTGGTTCTCGGGCAATGGAGTGTTGGGAATTTGGCCACCCATGTGCATTCGAATATGCTGCTGGAGCACAACAGCATTGGTAAACTTTTTCTGACAAATCGGGCAAGAGTGTTGCATTTTAAGGGGAGTGTTTGCCCTGTGGACACCATAGTGAGCCTTAAGGTTGCCCTTAGTAGAAAAGGCTCTGCCACATATCTTACACTTGTAGGGTCGCTCACCTGTGTGGGTACGGTAATGCATCTTAAGGGAACTTTGACAGCTCAGCACTCTGTGGCAGATGAGGCATTCATTGGGGTCATTGGTCCTCTTCTCCAGGCCATCCACCATTTGCTGAAGCTTGGCTGTGCCAGACCCATTTTCACTGAGGACACCACTACCATTCATTTGATGCAGGCTACTTAGTGCATCTGAGGCTTCTTTGCTCTGGTCCAGTCCGACCTCATTACTGAACATGCCTGATGAAATGGATGCACCATCACTGCCAGATGAGGAGGGTCTTTGTGTGTAGAGGTCCCCAGTCACTGGAACATCAAAAGAAGGCTTGAATCCCTGGAGCACTGATGAGGAGTGGATACCTGTGGATGGGAGTCCAAGCACTGGTTTGTTGTCTAAAATATTTGATTCTTCCATGGGCACCGACATGCCATATGGAATGCCGTTGTTAGTAGGAATGTTGTCTAGGTGCTCTGGTACAGGATGTGGGTTCATTTTAATGTGTGGGTACTTGTCTTTGTGCCTCTGGAAATGCACTTTAAGGTTTCCTTTAGTTGTGAAACGGTTTCCACAAATGTTACATTTAAATGGTCTTTCACCAGTGTGTGAGCGTAAATGAATCTGCAAGGCACTGTCATTCCCAAAGGTCTTTCCACAGAACTTGCATTTATGCTTGTACATCTGCTCACCACCTCCATTCTTCACCTCTGCGATGCCATGCAgcttgtttttgcattttttggAGGGATCTAGGTTTGCTGCAAGGTTAGTAAATGGGCTCTGGAATGCCATAACTGCTGGCGATTGTGGAAGTAAAGCAGGAAGTCTGTTTGCTAGATCTGGGAGCCCTTTGATTGTATCGGTCTTCAGGGGTATGGAGCCAACACTTCCAGCATGCGATGTGGGAATGCTACTGGATTGGGGTAATTTGCCTTGTTTGAGAGCCTCCAACGACAAACTCTGTGTGCCTGTACGTTTTCCGATCAGAGCAGCAGCAGCTGAAAGTTGCTGGGAAAGATGTGCCCCAAGTGCCTTCAACGGATCCACGGTGGCTCCCATTGCAGACTGGACGCTCTGTGGTGTCATCATGGCTACTTGGATCCGAATCTGTTCAGTCAGCTGGATCTGCTGCAGTTGCTGTTGCTGGAGACTAACCAGCTGCTCAAGGATCATGGGTATTGCGTGAAGGGCATCTTGAGACAATGGTGAGGGAGACTTCTGAGTAGATGAACTAGATGAGTGCTGAGTTACAGCTACTCTGGTGGCAGGCATGGCTTCAAGAGTAACATTGGAGTCCTGCAATTTGGACACCGCCATGTAACCAACGTCAATGCTGTTGGACACATCTTCCTGGGATTGTTTTGAGTCACCATCTCCGTTTAAATTCAACGCGTCCTCAACGGTGTCGGCAGACTCAGTGCTGTGCTTTGACTGAGAATTACTGCTAGACCGCCCATCGCTGTGATCACTTTGGAATTCAGGAGAGCGTTGCGAGAACTCGAGTGGTATTTCACCCCCCTCCCCATCCTTCATAATTACAACCTGTTGACTCTTAGTGCAGTTTCTCTCATGTTCAAGAAACTCCATTTCATCAAAGAACTCAGCACAGCATTTTTCACAGACTCTTGTTTCCTCCATTCGACACCTCTTGGTTTCATGCCCATCCTCTGTATGGACATCTTGTAGAACCCCTGCagcaataaacaaacatcatccagagtgagtgagtgagcgagcaagcgagagcgagagagagagctgaatgGTGGACACAGGGGAGAAATACATCAAGatgcatgtatacacacacacacacacacacacaaataattaaaaaaatgtcaatcaAATCACCATATCTTGGGCACCATTTTACCAGACACTTTAAATGATACTTTGACCATATTGAAAGGTTCAGCAGATAACTTCATTTAGATTGGATACGGATATCTTTAATCACTGCCATGTCTATAAAGTAATGTGATTAAGGTAAGCTTAATCAGTGTATAAAGTATCACAGTCCACAATGGACCCCCCCCAAGTTTATATTACAAGGCCCAGACATAGTTGATTTTAGTCTTACGGTCCATCTAGCATTTAAACTAAGTTTTCAGTCAGCTCGTTGTCCAAAAGTTttgcatagagagagagagagagagagagagagagagagagagagagagagagagagagagagagagagagagagagagagagaccattaACATTCCAGCAACGAAACTGAGAAAGGCATTAATTGCTCAACAGGCATCctggtttttgttgttttttttggttcataaaaaaaaaaaaaaaaaaaagataccaCACAAGTTGCAGCTCGTGTTACAGGGGAAATGAGGCTATGTGCTTCGTCGCCATGTTTTATCTAAACAAAGTTAGTAAGGAGGGGGACTACATAATTGATCAGGTTAGTGTCACTTTAAGGGCTGTATTCAATATAAaagataatattttatatatatatatatatatatatatatatatatatatatatatatatatatatatatatatatatatatatatatatatatatatatatatagtccaaaaaaaaaaaaaaaaaaaaaaaacttagcaATTAGCAACTCTTAGTCAGTATGGTTAAATCCTTCAGCAGGTAAAGATAAAGCAGATAAGAGCCACATCGACACAAGGGGGCGCGCTGACCAAAAAAGGCCACATGAAGAGCACAATAGCGCGAGGTCATATTTACTGCAATAATATAATGCGCGTGTCAAAGCTTTTATattggaattaaaaaaataaactaggAGTACACAAGTTAAGCACAGGTTAGCCCTTTAAGATTCAGGATTTTGCCGGTGGTGTTGTAGTTAGTTAATAAGAGCCAGTCAAAAGCGCATGTAAATGGGTCAACCTGGTCTACAGTTTACATATGTGAACAGCCATTGACCCCCCACCTCCACAAATACTCGACCCCCATCCCCCAACCTCCCTCCATACGAAGCTTAAAGAAACTCATACATTTTAACTGAGGTGGGGGTTTATTGCTTTTGTGGCCACTTTGTTCCAGGAATCAAGTTTCGAGCAGAAACCTGTTGATCTCCTTTGTATCCATAAATATatcgaaaaaataataaataaataaaatataaaaaaaaacaccccacatCTAAAAACCATGTCGACCACGGAATTTTAATATTAGCCACAGGAGAGTTTAGTAGACTAGAACTTTCTCCCAGTTTGACCACATGAGCATCAATGCACAGCCtcggtttaacaaaaataaataaataaataggaagtTAGGAGCAAACCTGGATGGGAAATGGGTTCATTTCATTTCGAGTGCTGATGATGAAAAAATATGCCCCAAACCCCAAACAACTTATTACATTACAAGttaatgttacaaaaaaaaaaataaaaaaataaaaaaaaaaaagttacacaaacTTCAATATACATCTATTGCTAATAATATTAGCCTAAAAAAtcctaatatatataaaaaattttaagtGTACCAACATAGAACATGTTGATATGAatacttatttaataataataataataataataataataataataataataaattttagaATCAAATAACTATTGAAATTAATTAGTTATTACCACTAACTTAACATCATTAGCACACattaaaaaagctttaaaacttGATAGCGCTCAAGGGACAACACTGAACAGGTTACCAGctcagctatatatatatttaaaaaataataaataaataaataaaaagtcacttCCATGACCATAGTAATATCTCCCAAATTTCTTACCGTTTTCTGATGAACCGGGTTCTTCCGAGTTGATGTGCTGCGGTTTGGACTGCTTGCGTCGCGACATGGCAGACTACACCACCATCTGGGGCAAATAGTAACACGCTTTACTCCTTCGCCTTAGTAAATTCTCCAGGTCGGCCGAAATTAGCCCTTCAAGTAGAAATGCGCATGTcaaagtaattattattatcaataatgCATTGCGATTTATCATGGTGCCCTGACAGCTGATTGGCTCCAGTCCAAGTGCTTGCACATTATTCAAATAGGCTTCATTGATGAGGAAAGCAGAGCGCCACAAGGAGGCGGGAGTAGAAGCCGGGAAGAGCCAATCAGAGTTCGGGGGCGTGTTCAGAGGGCGGAGAGAGAAATCAGTGCAGGCGTGGATCAGAAATCAGA harbors:
- the sall4 gene encoding sal-like protein 4; this encodes MSRRKQSKPQHINSEEPGSSENGVLQDVHTEDGHETKRCRMEETRVCEKCCAEFFDEMEFLEHERNCTKSQQVVIMKDGEGGEIPLEFSQRSPEFQSDHSDGRSSSNSQSKHSTESADTVEDALNLNGDGDSKQSQEDVSNSIDVGYMAVSKLQDSNVTLEAMPATRVAVTQHSSSSSTQKSPSPLSQDALHAIPMILEQLVSLQQQQLQQIQLTEQIRIQVAMMTPQSVQSAMGATVDPLKALGAHLSQQLSAAAALIGKRTGTQSLSLEALKQGKLPQSSSIPTSHAGSVGSIPLKTDTIKGLPDLANRLPALLPQSPAVMAFQSPFTNLAANLDPSKKCKNKLHGIAEVKNGGGEQMYKHKCKFCGKTFGNDSALQIHLRSHTGERPFKCNICGNRFTTKGNLKVHFQRHKDKYPHIKMNPHPVPEHLDNIPTNNGIPYGMSVPMEESNILDNKPVLGLPSTGIHSSSVLQGFKPSFDVPVTGDLYTQRPSSSGSDGASISSGMFSNEVGLDQSKEASDALSSLHQMNGSGVLSENGSGTAKLQQMVDGLEKRTNDPNECLICHRVLSCQSSLKMHYRTHTGERPYKCKICGRAFSTKGNLKAHYGVHRANTPLKMQHSCPICQKKFTNAVVLQQHIRMHMGGQIPNTPLPENQYEGPEMMESSVTEKNIDASGLEESMEEQDVDFDNQENTNSSEPTPTYAAKVDQPFNGSPAMFTGIAALENHMKSLTSSLNLQRQSSTASESDGGPKESPSTAGDLDYKNGRSPVVSDSASFHSSSPIDGQLENGQLKSPESLNPDDLAVGAARVESDGAQDFSETNGALDLTSSYSTKAIKEEPGLSFSSGEYSAGHMPFMRVPPSLVKLEMPIPSENPIGASNQHGSQPSQATGTPPSSSSAPRRSAKQHLCNVCGKNFSSASALQIHERTHTGEKPFACTICGRAFTTKGNLKVHVGTHMWNNSTRRGQRLSLENPMALMAMGAESKMIPDMLQPPKDLISSQMNFDPSVWNQYAAAFSNGLAMKANEISVIQNGGIPLPGSLAGGPFVGSTGGLLKMDSHSGIPGTVAEMEKNGSESVVKSQFPHFMEEGKVN